The proteins below are encoded in one region of Ephemeroptericola cinctiostellae:
- a CDS encoding DUF4258 domain-containing protein, with the protein MPHDRHLIKIIREAAKTGSYRFSAHATQRMKQRKISASMVLKALEKGTTDREPEPNAKLGSIEVKLNHYCAGVNYAVVVGIIDNEVIVTVVTVF; encoded by the coding sequence ATGCCGCATGACAGACATTTAATTAAAATTATTCGTGAAGCGGCCAAAACAGGCAGCTACCGATTTTCAGCACATGCGACGCAGCGCATGAAACAACGAAAAATAAGCGCAAGCATGGTATTAAAAGCCCTTGAAAAAGGCACAACAGACCGAGAGCCTGAACCTAACGCTAAACTGGGTTCAATCGAGGTTAAGCTAAACCATTACTGTGCTGGTGTGAATTACGCTGTAGTGGTTGGAATTATTGACAATGAAGTTATTGTCACAGTGGTTACGGTTTTTTAA
- a CDS encoding IS1595 family transposase codes for MKNKYFKHSKISEAKFRQILRYFALDLTATECAALSGISVRSINTIYLKIRRRLVIVCLQGSPLKGELEADESYFGPHRVRGKRGRGASGKTIVFGLLKRDGNIYTEIVPDASKASLQAIIRGKADINSVIHTDGWRGYNGLVDIGFDKHFRVNHGADEFVNGSNHVNGIESFWSYAKRRLVQFNGVPKNTFLLHLKETEFRFNHRKSDLYKVLLNMLRDEPLLNSAS; via the coding sequence ATGAAAAACAAGTACTTCAAACATTCAAAAATTAGCGAAGCGAAGTTTCGCCAAATTTTACGGTATTTTGCCCTTGATTTAACGGCAACGGAATGTGCTGCGTTAAGCGGCATATCCGTTCGTTCAATCAACACCATTTACCTCAAGATTCGTCGTCGTTTGGTGATTGTTTGTCTCCAAGGCTCACCACTCAAAGGAGAGTTGGAAGCCGACGAATCATATTTTGGTCCGCATCGTGTTCGAGGTAAACGCGGACGTGGTGCTTCAGGTAAAACCATCGTGTTTGGTTTACTCAAACGTGATGGCAATATCTACACTGAGATTGTGCCTGATGCTTCCAAAGCCAGCCTGCAAGCCATTATTCGTGGGAAAGCAGACATTAACAGCGTTATCCATACCGATGGTTGGCGCGGCTATAATGGCTTGGTGGACATCGGGTTTGATAAACACTTCCGGGTGAATCATGGTGCCGATGAGTTTGTAAATGGTTCTAATCATGTGAATGGGATAGAATCATTCTGGAGCTATGCTAAACGTCGTTTGGTTCAGTTTAACGGCGTTCCGAAAAACACATTTTTACTGCATTTGAAGGAAACTGAATTTAGGTTTAACCATCGCAAAAGCGACTTGTATAAAGTGCTTCTTAACATGCTGCGAGATGAGCCGTTATTGAATTCTGCTTCCTAA
- the fic gene encoding protein adenylyltransferase Fic, whose protein sequence is MWQPETPYNDLPPLPPTYDIETRDILRKCISARAALAELKQAAELIPNQSMLLSTIPLMEAKASSEIENIVTTTDKLFQFSEHDLHADPATKEALRYRTALMSGFEVLQNRPLSAQTAIDVCRTIKGRDMPIRHGLGTALSNDATGQIIYTPPVGEAVIYEKLRDWEQFIHDDSGIDPLIRMAVAHYQFEAIHPFTDGNGRTGRVINSLFLIDQGLLNLPILYLSRFIIANKNDYYRLLLEVTTQSNWQEWIMFILGGIEETAVWTRNKIQAVRTLLESTTDYVRNSSDKIYSRDLIEIIFKQPYCRITQLEQAGLGSRQRCSRLLKALCDLNVLVEHKLGREKFYIQPKLLTLLTRDNNTFTPY, encoded by the coding sequence ATGTGGCAGCCTGAAACACCATACAACGATTTACCCCCACTACCACCAACGTACGACATAGAAACACGGGATATATTGCGGAAATGTATTTCCGCACGTGCTGCATTGGCAGAACTAAAGCAAGCCGCTGAACTCATACCCAATCAAAGTATGCTTTTATCAACGATTCCATTGATGGAGGCAAAAGCCAGTTCAGAAATTGAAAATATCGTAACAACAACAGATAAACTGTTTCAATTTTCAGAACACGATTTACATGCAGACCCTGCAACAAAAGAGGCATTACGCTATCGAACCGCATTAATGAGTGGCTTTGAGGTGCTGCAAAATAGACCGTTAAGCGCACAAACCGCGATTGATGTATGTCGCACAATAAAAGGGCGTGATATGCCCATTCGCCACGGCTTAGGGACAGCATTAAGCAATGACGCAACAGGGCAGATTATTTATACGCCCCCCGTAGGTGAGGCGGTTATTTATGAAAAGCTTCGAGACTGGGAGCAGTTTATTCATGATGACAGCGGCATAGACCCACTTATACGCATGGCAGTTGCTCATTATCAATTTGAGGCAATACACCCATTTACCGATGGTAACGGGCGTACTGGACGTGTCATAAACAGCCTTTTTCTGATCGATCAGGGTTTATTGAACTTGCCAATTCTGTATTTAAGCCGTTTCATTATTGCAAATAAAAACGACTATTACCGCTTACTGTTGGAGGTGACAACTCAATCCAACTGGCAGGAGTGGATTATGTTTATATTGGGCGGCATTGAAGAAACAGCCGTATGGACACGCAACAAAATACAGGCAGTGCGTACATTATTGGAGAGTACAACCGATTACGTGCGCAACAGCAGCGATAAAATATACAGCCGTGACTTAATCGAGATTATTTTTAAGCAGCCATATTGTCGTATCACTCAATTAGAACAAGCAGGGTTAGGCAGCCGTCAACGGTGCTCACGCCTGTTAAAGGCTTTATGTGATTTAAATGTTTTAGTTGAACACAAGCTAGGCAGAGAAAAGTTTTACATACAACCCAAGCTATTGACGTTGCTCACTCGAGATAACAATACATTTACACCATATTAA
- a CDS encoding tyrosine-type recombinase/integrase — MATLLITDSELKKLISIAEKTHIDGTDKPTCSISQGGGLVLKRLNSGKWVWWVRYRFAGKENNISLGEYPLTTLAQARAGRDEVKVLIQKGTDPAAHRDEQKSTARLEAENSFKAVALQWWDNWRTGKEIDEHHAQATMRRLENDVFPAIGKLTINSIHLRQLTPMLKAIEQRAPSLAEKSWVACGQVFRYACAHGIMENNPLANIKRGDLLNGAQRVENQKRVSPQEIPALLRAIDGYDGVLARLGLQLMALVFVRHSELRGARWSDFDLEKNLWTIPAKERNENGVSSYGMKRVKGNPTPHIVPLSRQALAILKQLHSINGGREHLFPSVKGDGKVMSDGTLNKALDALGYKDRHTVHGFRGMASTALHEMNFPHEHIEIQLAHLERNKVSAAYNHAKYIPQRTAMMQAWADYLDEQRSKGKVIKLHA, encoded by the coding sequence CAAGGCGGCGGCTTAGTATTGAAACGCTTAAATAGTGGTAAATGGGTGTGGTGGGTGCGTTATCGGTTTGCTGGCAAAGAAAATAATATCTCATTGGGTGAATACCCTTTAACCACATTGGCACAGGCTAGAGCTGGACGCGATGAAGTTAAAGTGCTCATACAGAAAGGCACTGACCCAGCCGCCCACAGAGATGAACAAAAATCCACCGCACGCCTTGAGGCTGAGAACTCATTTAAAGCCGTTGCATTGCAGTGGTGGGACAATTGGCGCACAGGTAAAGAAATAGACGAACACCATGCACAAGCAACCATGCGGCGGCTTGAGAATGATGTTTTTCCAGCTATCGGTAAACTCACGATCAATTCAATTCATTTACGACAACTCACCCCAATGCTAAAGGCGATTGAACAACGCGCCCCGTCATTGGCGGAAAAGTCATGGGTGGCTTGTGGGCAGGTGTTTAGATACGCTTGTGCGCATGGCATTATGGAAAACAACCCACTGGCCAACATCAAGCGAGGCGATTTGCTGAATGGGGCGCAACGTGTCGAGAATCAGAAACGGGTAAGCCCTCAAGAAATCCCAGCTTTATTGCGTGCAATCGATGGGTACGATGGTGTTTTAGCCCGCCTTGGTTTACAGCTTATGGCGTTGGTGTTTGTTCGACACAGCGAATTACGAGGGGCGCGTTGGTCAGACTTTGATTTGGAAAAGAACCTGTGGACGATACCCGCCAAGGAACGCAACGAGAACGGCGTTAGCAGTTACGGCATGAAGCGAGTTAAAGGGAATCCCACCCCTCACATCGTGCCATTGTCACGCCAAGCCCTCGCAATCCTAAAACAACTCCATTCAATCAATGGTGGACGTGAGCACCTATTCCCCAGCGTCAAAGGGGACGGGAAAGTAATGAGTGATGGCACATTGAATAAAGCACTTGATGCACTGGGATATAAAGACAGGCACACCGTACACGGTTTTAGGGGCATGGCATCGACTGCACTACATGAAATGAACTTTCCACATGAACACATTGAAATTCAACTGGCCCACCTTGAGCGAAATAAAGTTTCAGCCGCCTACAACCACGCCAAATACATTCCACAGCGCACAGCCATGATGCAGGCATGGGCGGATTATCTCGATGAACAACGAAGCAAAGGCAAGGTTATCAAATTGCACGCCTGA